The stretch of DNA ATTTTACCAAAGTTATTGTTGATATAATTTTTTTCTAAAAATAAATTTTTCCACAGCTTCGGGTAACAAATATTTAATAGGCCTGCCCTCCCGCACCCGGTGCCTGATATCAGTTGATGAAATGGCCAGTGCGGGCACTTCAATGGTTTTAATTTTAGCCATGGCGCCTTTGGGCAGGTGATTTACGCTCCCAAGCTGGAACCCGGGACGAGTGGCCGCAACAAAAAAACACTCTTCCAGCAACCCCTCAACGTTCTTCCAAGTTAATATTTCCAGCACAGCATCGGAACCGGTAATAAAATATATTTCCCATCCGACATAGACTTCCTTCATGGCCCGTACGGTATCGATTGTATATGACAACCCTTCCCTTTTTATTTCCAGGTCGGAAATGGTGAAGTGGGGGTTGGAACTAATTGCCCTTTTTGTCATTTCCAGCCGGTGCCCCGGTAGGGATATATCCCTTCTAGTTTTATGCGGTGGCTTACCTGCCGGTATAAAGATTACCTTTTCCATGCCGAATTGGTAGCGAGCCTCCTCCGCCGCCACCAAATGTCCGTGGTGTATTGGGTCAAATGTGCCGCCCATCAGGCCGATTCTTCTTTTTTTTGGCTGATTGAGGCTATTATTCATCTTTGATAACTCCGTTACCCCCTGATTTGCCCATCACCAAACACTATATACTTGTTGGTAGTCAGTTCTTTTAAGCCCATTGGCCCCCGGGCGTGCAACTTTTGGGTGCTGATGCCGATTTCGGCCCCAAAACCGTACTGGCCGCCATCGGTAAAGCGGGTGGAGGCATTGATATACACCGCCGCGGCATCAACTTCATTTAAAAAGCGCATGGCCCGGGTGTAGTTTTCGGTGATAATGGCCTCGGAATGCTTGGTGCTGTAACGATAAATATGATCCAGCGCTTCATCCAGGCTGTCCACCACCTTTACAGCAATAATCAGATCCAGGAACTCGCCGGCATAGTCTTCCTCAGAGGCCGGTTTAACCCACTCGGCCATAGCCATGGTCCGATCACAGCCACGCACTTCCACTCCGGATTCTTTAAGCGCTTCCAGCATCCCGGGCAAAAACTCTGCCGCAGTAGCTTGGTGAACCAGTAAAGATTCTAAGGCATTGCATACTCCGGGGCGCTGGCATTTAGCGTTGATCACGATGCGCCGGGCCTTTTCCAAATCGGCATAGCGGTCGACAAAGACGTGACAGTTGCCCACACCGGTTTCAACAACAGGCACGGTGGCGTTTTGCACTACAGTTTGGATCAGCCCGGCACCGCCCCGGGGAATAATCACATCGATATAATCGTTTAACTTCAGCATGACGTTAACCGCGGCCCGGTCGGTAATTTCAATTAAGTTGATGGCCCCCTCGGGCAGTCCTGCTCCGGTAGCCGCGGTGGCAATAATGTTGGCAATGGCCAGGTTGGAGTTAATGGCCTCGGAACCACCCCGCAGTACCACCGCATTGCCCGCTTTAAGGCATAACCCGGCGGCGTCCACCGTAACATTGGGCCGGGCTTCATATATAATGCCCACCACGCCCAGGGGTACCCGGGTACGCCCAATGCGTAAACCGTTGGGGCGAGTCCACATGCTCTCCACTTCACCCACCGGGTCAGGCAGCGAGGCCACCATGCGCAGGCCCTCCGCCATGTCTGCCACCCGCTCCGTTGTTAAAAGCAGCCGGTCGATCAGTGCCCGGGAAAGACCTTTCTCCCGCCCGGCACGGATGTCAATCTCATTGGCCGCCAGTATTTTATCGGTGTTCTTAATCAAGCTGTCCGCCATGGCCAGCAGGGCATTATTCTTTATAGTTGTGGATAGATAGGCGAGCCGGCGGGCCGCCTCCCTGGCTTTTTGCGCCTTGGCGATAACTTGTTTTTCCATAATTTTGCCTCCTTGCAGTGTTATCTTTTGTATCATAAATCAGCCCTCCGGGCTTATTTCCATATGTTTAACCGTCCGGCTTGGTTCTTCACTCCAGCGCCAGGTTGTCCCGGTGGATGATTTCGTCATAGTCCTTGTACCCCAGCACCAGGGCTATTTCGCCGGTTTGCTTGCCTTTGATCTGTTTTATTTCCGCAGCAGCATAGTTTACTATCCCCCGTGCGATTTCCCTACCGTCCGGGGCGATAACACTTACCGTATTGCCCATTTCAAATTCACCATCAACATCGATAACGCCCGAGGGCAGCAGGCTTTTGCCATTTTCCCGGAGCGCCGTAACCGCCCCCTCATCTATGTATATCTTGCCGCAAACAGTGGCGCTGAAGGCAATCCATCTTTTTTTATTAACCAGTTTAACTGAAGGCCAAAAGACAGTGCCCAACGGCTCACCGGCCACCAACCGCCTAATCACATCAGGTTCAGAAGCGCGAGCTATTATGGTTACCATTCCAGAGTGCATGGCAATGCGGGCAGCCTGAATTTTAGTAGCCATGCCACCTGTTCCTACTGCTGAGCCCACACCGCCGGCCAGAGCTTCTATTTCATCGCTGATCTCGTGTATTTCCGGGATTATCCGGGCTCCAGGCGTACCAGGCTTGTCACTGTATAACCCTTCTATATCCGAAAGTAGTATTAAAATATCTGCATCCACCAGGGCGGCAACCATAGCCGCCAGGTTGTCGTTATCGCCAAGTTTGATTTCATCCACCGCGACGGTGTCGTTTTCATTAATCACCGGTATAATATGCATGTTCAGCATAGTTTGCAGAGTATTGCGTGCATTTAAAAAGCGCCGGCGGTCAGCAAAGTCCTCCCTGGTCAGCAGCACCTGTCCCACTACCAGCCCGTATTCGGCAAATATTTTTTCGTACATGTGCAGCAGTAAACCTTGTCCCACCGCAGCCGCGGCTTGTTTTTCGGGAATGGTGCGGGGCCGCTGCGTAAAGCCGAGTTTCCCCATACCGGCCCCCACCGCTCCGGAAGTAACCAGTAACACATCCAGACCACGGTTATGCAGGTCGGATAATTGCCGGACCAGCGCCTCAAATTGGCCAATATTCAGCTTGCCGGTGTTATAAGTGAGTGAGCTGGAACCAACCTTTACCACCATCCGCTGCATCCGCTCGTAATTTCTCTTTTCCAATATTTCCACTCCGCTTTATTCTACAAATTCAAAGGTCAAATCTTTAATACGAACGGTATCCCCGTTTTTAGCACCATAATCCCGCAGAGCCTTTTCCAGGCCCATCACTTGCATAATACGCTGCAGGCGGTCAACGGCGGCCTCGTTATCAAGGTCGGTCATAGCCACGTGTTTTTCTATTTCCCGGCCTGTAACCACCAGTTCATCGTCCTCCCGGTGGATATTAAACTGGGGCTCGGCGCGATGTACCGTTTCTAAGGATTCTACCGGCCACAGTTCTGGAACGGGTAATTCCTTGAGTAAATCATACACCCGGTGCATTAATTCCATTGTGCCCGCCCCGTTCACCGCCGAAATGGGGAATATTTCATACCCACCTGACAATTCACTTTTAATGTGGGCCAGGTTTTCTTCACTACCCGGCAAATCCATTTTATTTACCGCCACCAACTGGGGCCGCTTTGCCAGTGCTTCGTTATAAAGGGCTAATTCCCGGTTAATAACGCGGAAATCATCCAGCGGGTCGCGCCCCTCGGTTCCGGCACCATCCAGTACATGCACCAGCAGTTTGGTTCTTTCCACATGGCGCAAAAAATAATGGCCCAGCCCGGCCCCGCCGTGGGCCCCTTCTATCAGGCCAGGTATATCGGCCATGACAAAACTTTCTCCTTCCCCAAGACTAACTACTCCTAAATTGGGCGTCAGCGTAGTAAAAGGATAATCGGCTATTTTTGGCCGAGCCGCGGATACACGGGCAATCAGTGTGGATTTACCGGCATTGGGATAGCCCAACAGCCCCACATCGGCCAGAAGTTTCAATTCCAGAATAAGCTGGCGCTCCTCACCGGGCTCGCCTTTTTCCGCCATGGCAGGTGCTTTATTTTGCGGGCCGGCAAACCGGGCATTACCTCTGCCGCCGCGCCCGCCCCGGGCCACCACCACTTCCTGACCGTTAGTGGTGATGTCCCCCAGTATTTGTTGGCTGTTCTCTTCCCGGATCACCGTACCCAGGGGCACCCGAATGACCAAATCTTCGGCCCAGCGGCCATGCA from Desulfoscipio gibsoniae DSM 7213 encodes:
- the obgE gene encoding GTPase ObgE; the protein is MFYDRAKIYVKGGDGGNGCVAFRREKYVPEGGPWGGDGGRGGNVILRGDEGLRTLVDFRYQRHYKAGRGQHGRGKGMHGRWAEDLVIRVPLGTVIREENSQQILGDITTNGQEVVVARGGRGGRGNARFAGPQNKAPAMAEKGEPGEERQLILELKLLADVGLLGYPNAGKSTLIARVSAARPKIADYPFTTLTPNLGVVSLGEGESFVMADIPGLIEGAHGGAGLGHYFLRHVERTKLLVHVLDGAGTEGRDPLDDFRVINRELALYNEALAKRPQLVAVNKMDLPGSEENLAHIKSELSGGYEIFPISAVNGAGTMELMHRVYDLLKELPVPELWPVESLETVHRAEPQFNIHREDDELVVTGREIEKHVAMTDLDNEAAVDRLQRIMQVMGLEKALRDYGAKNGDTVRIKDLTFEFVE
- the proB gene encoding glutamate 5-kinase: MEKRNYERMQRMVVKVGSSSLTYNTGKLNIGQFEALVRQLSDLHNRGLDVLLVTSGAVGAGMGKLGFTQRPRTIPEKQAAAAVGQGLLLHMYEKIFAEYGLVVGQVLLTREDFADRRRFLNARNTLQTMLNMHIIPVINENDTVAVDEIKLGDNDNLAAMVAALVDADILILLSDIEGLYSDKPGTPGARIIPEIHEISDEIEALAGGVGSAVGTGGMATKIQAARIAMHSGMVTIIARASEPDVIRRLVAGEPLGTVFWPSVKLVNKKRWIAFSATVCGKIYIDEGAVTALRENGKSLLPSGVIDVDGEFEMGNTVSVIAPDGREIARGIVNYAAAEIKQIKGKQTGEIALVLGYKDYDEIIHRDNLALE
- a CDS encoding glutamate-5-semialdehyde dehydrogenase, which codes for MEKQVIAKAQKAREAARRLAYLSTTIKNNALLAMADSLIKNTDKILAANEIDIRAGREKGLSRALIDRLLLTTERVADMAEGLRMVASLPDPVGEVESMWTRPNGLRIGRTRVPLGVVGIIYEARPNVTVDAAGLCLKAGNAVVLRGGSEAINSNLAIANIIATAATGAGLPEGAINLIEITDRAAVNVMLKLNDYIDVIIPRGGAGLIQTVVQNATVPVVETGVGNCHVFVDRYADLEKARRIVINAKCQRPGVCNALESLLVHQATAAEFLPGMLEALKESGVEVRGCDRTMAMAEWVKPASEEDYAGEFLDLIIAVKVVDSLDEALDHIYRYSTKHSEAIITENYTRAMRFLNEVDAAAVYINASTRFTDGGQYGFGAEIGISTQKLHARGPMGLKELTTNKYIVFGDGQIRG
- the nadD gene encoding nicotinate-nucleotide adenylyltransferase, with the translated sequence MNNSLNQPKKRRIGLMGGTFDPIHHGHLVAAEEARYQFGMEKVIFIPAGKPPHKTRRDISLPGHRLEMTKRAISSNPHFTISDLEIKREGLSYTIDTVRAMKEVYVGWEIYFITGSDAVLEILTWKNVEGLLEECFFVAATRPGFQLGSVNHLPKGAMAKIKTIEVPALAISSTDIRHRVREGRPIKYLLPEAVEKFIFRKKLYQQ